Within Crassostrea angulata isolate pt1a10 chromosome 2, ASM2561291v2, whole genome shotgun sequence, the genomic segment GAAGATCTCCTTTAGATGGACGAGGACGAAAAACAGAAATATGAGTTCCTCGACACTGTAACAAGTGGCCCAGTAACAGAAGCGGGAAACAAGTTCTCTGCGACAGCGGCTGAGGTAGACACTTACGCCAAAGTGCGGAGCTTCTATAAGAAAGTGGTCAGTGATCCGGAGTGTGCCCGAGCAGATCATAACATCATTGTGTACAGATTTCGTGACAAGTCGGTAAGATACACGAAGATTACCAAGACGACGGCGAATACGGCGCAGGTCGTAACATACTTAAGGTAATGCATGACAATAACGTAGAGAATGCGGCTGTTGTCGTAACCAGAGTGTTCGCGAAGCATATTGGCTTGCGGCGCTTCTCCACCATGGAGGAAGCTGCGATCGCTGCACTTCGTACACTCAGTGATTAACTGACCCATTGTTTTCCACTTGGAGTTCGAAGAATCTAACAACTTccatgcaccccccccccccctcctccccagAATACTGTCtcggaattttgaaaaaaaactgacttatgtaatatatcttaaagcattttttttttaccatgtgacTCTTTAAGTTGCGTACTATTTAATCACT encodes:
- the LOC128171606 gene encoding LOW QUALITY PROTEIN: uncharacterized protein LOC128171606 (The sequence of the model RefSeq protein was modified relative to this genomic sequence to represent the inferred CDS: inserted 1 base in 1 codon), with amino-acid sequence MDEDEKQKYEFLDTVTSGPVTEAGNKFSATAAEVDTYAKVRSFYKKVVSDPECARADHNIIVYRFRDKXGKIHEDYQDDGEYGAGRNILKVMHDNNVENAAVVVTRVFAKHIGLRRFSTMEEAAIAALRTLSD